Part of the Oncorhynchus nerka isolate Pitt River linkage group LG14, Oner_Uvic_2.0, whole genome shotgun sequence genome is shown below.
ACAAGATTAATATGAGCTGAAAGGTGTGTTCCTAACGAGTATCCGGAAGCCAAGCTAGAGCTCTGAGACTTTCACAGAGATGGGGGCGAACCTTTTGATCGAGAGACCTTTaaaaaaatatgcacattttctctaAGACTTAACATAGAcatatgtattttacagttacAAGGTGAAGTCCAATCGTTTGTAATTTGATTatactatatttagaaagcatatGTCATGTCAAGCTTTATTCATagttttgttgaataggaaatgTAACATATTTTATAATTGTATAATTTGTACTCTGTGCTTGAACTTGTCTCCTCAAGTGACTATACCTCAGCAATTTATAACATATTTGAACCTTGGCGTATGCAGCATTAGTTGTTTATGATAAATAACTATTGGGGATTATGTAGATCACATTTTCGATTACATTGTTACATTTAACTGATTTAAGATCTAAGGGGGATCATGGCTATATTTAAAACATGTTTAACCCTGTATCATGTTTGGTGTCCTGGCTGATTTGTCCAAAATCTTGTGACATAAACCATTACAACCCCTGTCTGCCATTTATACACCACTACAATGCCATTTATACACCACTCCAATGACACTACAATGCCATTTATACACCACTACAATGCCATTTATACACCACTCCAATGAAACTACAATGCCATTTATACACCACTCCAATGACACTACAATGCCATTTATACACCACTCCAATGACACTACAATGCCATTTATACACCACTCCAATGACACTACAATGCCATTTATACACCACTCCAATGACACTACAATGCCAGTTATACACCACTCCATCACTACAATGCCATTTATACACCACTACAATGCCATTTATACACCACTCCAATGAAACTACAATGCCATTTATACACCACTCCAATGACACTACAATGCCATTTATACACCACTCCAATGACACTACACTGCCATTATTTCAGCGATTTATGGGAGTGCAAGTTGTCATTATCAAATATTAATCAGTTAAATTAGACATTAAACTTGAGTCCTGGATCTAACAGACAGGTTTTTGTATTGAGATCTCAGAAATGCAGTAACTACATGACATTTTCTGTCTCCTTATGTTTACGTGGTGAAAACAGTTTTCATGGGTGCACAAATCCAAAAGAACGTAAGCATTGCAAAATATAATGCTTCTAGCTGGAAGAGTCACCTCACCTTGATACTGTCATTTAACgtggttcttcaataattatgCATAATACTTGTTAGATGCGAATTTGGTGTCCAGCTGATTTCTTACCCTGATATTTTCACACATCTGATCCGGGAAGGAAATTTCCAAAAGACAGTCAAGTGATTAACAGCTTTTGCACAAACCAAGTGCTGCAGTGATGGTGTTTGTGATGAATGTCCAGAATATTTTTGTCTCATGCGATATGCCATTGAAGACCGTTGTGCCTGGATCCACATTGGATCTGATATCCCTAGTGAATTGATGTTGATCGTTtgttgtctgcttgatttacagcAGGTTCTCGTTAGATTTAAAAGCGGAAGCATCAAGGTAATGAGTTTGTCCAATCCCAGGCACAAAAGCAGTCTACTGTGTGCAATTGTGTAGGATGGCCTATTGTGCAACACCCAACACTATTCCTATGAATTATTCTGGATATAATGATGACAAATTACATAGTTTAGTGGCTTATTCATAATTTAATCTGGTAATGACGTGTTTCATTTTCCATGTTAAACAATACAAGGGGCTTGAAGTAGACTACATGAACTTGGGTTTCCATACAAATCCACGCCTGGGATTGAAATGGTGAGATTTAGTTCTATCGCTATTCATGGTTTCTGCGTCGGCCACATTGGTTACATATAAAAACATCGCTATGCATCCAATCTATTTAGACAGGTAATAATAATATCAAGGCCTAAAAATGCATTATTGGTAATGGCTTACTTTATGAATAGGGAGGGGTTCTATATTAGGCACTATGTACAATTTATATAAATTGTATAACATTGAGGTCCTTCACAATTCCAGTGCTTGGGAAAAGTCCCTGAAAGTCTGACTATAAGCAGGGTTCATTAGCAAGTTAAAGGATGTATAGTCCTGTTGTTGTATAGCAGGAGTTATGTGCCAATTTGCATATTCACTTTCATTCCTCTAAGTACACGTGGAACTTCATGAAAATCATTTTTGTTTCCCCCCATTATCTACACTTGTTCCTACACAGTGTTATAAGAATGTACAAAGTGATGAAATCTGAGATGTAATTTACAATCAAAGGTAAAGTTATTAACATATGTTCTTTCTGTGTCCCAGAGGGTGAAGACGACATGGATGAAGAGAATGTTCCGGCAGAACCGACAGCCTTACCCACCATGCCTCAACAAGCCATACAGCCTGAGTTGTGCAAGACTGTGACCTCCACTCCCATAACCCCCACTACCTCCAACCtcacccaacacatctccagccAACACAAGGCCCAAACATACCCCCAGCCCCAGCTTCACCCCCACCTGCTGTCAGCCCTGCCTGTCTCGGCTACGTTCTCCACCCCAACATCCAGCATCACCACCACCCCTATCCAGGCCCTCTTATCGGCCCACACACACATCGTAACCTCCCCTAGCACCCTCttccctgcccacacacacatcgTAACCTCCCCTAGCACCCTCttccctgcccacacacacatcgTAACCTCCCCTAGCACCCTCTTCCCGGCCCACACACACATCGTAACCTCCCCTGGCAACCTCTTCCCggctcacacacacatggtaaAGGCCCCCAGCCTGCAGCCCACGGTCATCGCCCACGGCTCGGCTTCCCACGCCTCCGTCATCCAGGCCGTCAACCACGTCATCCAGGCCCAGACTTCATCTGGAGGAGCCAAGCACCTCACCCACCTAGCCCCCTCCTCCTCAGCCTCCATGCAGCTGGCCCCAGGTCACCACCAGCCCATCGGACACATCACCGTCCACCCTGTtacccacctgggccagcaccatTTACCCACCATCTACCCCCAACCTGTGGCTGTCACCCAGCCAGCCATGGTGGGCCACATCACCCATACCATCACACATGCCCAGGTCAATGGTACTGTCCCCAACCAGGGCACAACCACCATCATGGGAAAGCAGATGGGAGTTGGTGCCCAGATGGTGGCACATCACCCACAGCTgctgaaccctgtaactatggtGACCATGCCCTCATTCCCCGTTAGCACTTTGAAGCTAGCCTGATTTCTGAACCAGGCCAGAGCCATCCTGAAGCTAGCCTGAGAACCAAGTACATGAACAGGCCACACCCACCCTGAGGTGGCCAGAGTCAGACCTGGAGACCATCTGCCCCAGAGCAGACCAGCCGAAGAGGAGCCAGCCCAGACTCCGAGCCCAAGGCAGGCCCAGAGCGAGGCAGGCACCAGGACTACTGTACTGACAAACAAATGGAAAAGTCTTCATACTGAACGCAGTCCCTATATTCACTGATGAATCACAAGCTGCTGCATTAACTAACCTGAGGCAGTacagctgtctataaggagtaaCTCAGAACATTCCAAAAAGAAACACCTTTATAATGGTTGAGGTAAAAGAGCCAATGTTGTTGTTGGGCTGAGTACGATGTCCAGGAGGATCATCTTGATGTTATTGTACAGGATGCAGTGGAGAGGATCACATAGACACATTTTCTCTGGCCCTCAGTGTTCATATCTGCAGAAGCGAAACAGCAACTAAGAGTGAGAAAAGGGGAGTCCTCGAATGTTGAATGCAGTCAGACCTGCATATATTCACTCCAGATCGGTTTTATATTTCTGCTACATGTATTCCACAGCCAAGAGTATTTAAAAACCACACTACAAATGACTGATGGTGCCACTATCAAGCACCGAGGTATTAGATTTAACTGAAGTCTACCACTAATGCCAGGGCATACGTCTACCAATCATCTGAGTGCTGATCTAcgatctgtccatataatcttattcattatgatttaaaaggctaaactgattctAGACAAGCACTCTGAGGCGCTTTGTGGATACGGACCCCTGATCTGACCATTCAGAAGGCAACGAGTCCAATTTCAGACGGGCTGAATCGGGGTCAGAGAGACAGGCAGTGTGTGATTGGTGGGTGTTGTTGGCGTGTCAGCATGGGA
Proteins encoded:
- the LOC115141779 gene encoding max-binding protein MNT-like isoform X3; translated protein: MNYVTRAEDSCPYSERCPAFVPPPSMTVIPIPMMTSNHTGLPPTVPTPSSTTLSPQAGAAPHLASPRRDPHSPGQGHQGQGVLLALSPQVKTDHSHHLSLAQSGNHKQNHHHHHLPQIVSPQSGTHKLLQKQQQQSPQLVQPYPGSIVSASQLHSLLPQPGPPQTPCGGQTSPVGGRGSPPDLDGKKRPGGAGTREVHNKLEKNRRAHLKECFDTLKKNIPNADEKKTSNLSVLRSALRYIQTLKRKEKEYEHEMERLAREKIATQQRLAELKNELSQWMNVMEIDRVLRQTFQPEDDQASTSTASEGEDDMDEENVPAEPTALPTMPQQAIQPELCKTVTSTPITPTTSNLTQHISSQHKAQTYPQPQLHPHLLSALPVSATFSTPTSSITTTPIQALLSAHTHIVTSPSTLFPAHTHIVTSPSTLFPAHTHIVTSPSTLFPAHTHIVTSPGNLFPAHTHMVKAPSLQPTVIAHGSASHASVIQAVNHVIQAQTSSGGAKHLTHLAPSSSASMQLAPGHHQPIGHITVHPVTHLGQHHLPTIYPQPVAVTQPAMVGHITHTITHAQVNGTVPNQGTTTIMGKQMGVGAQMVAHHPQLLNPVTMVTMPSFPVSTLKLA